AACATAAGTTACAGTTTCGCCATTTGTACGCCTTCGCAGCTCATCAGCAACAAGAGTTATGACGGATAAACTAGGTCCAGTATCTTCAAACAGCTTTAATGTATCGACCGATGAGATTTCCTTCCCATCTAAAGCCCTTCCAAGGATCGAAGAGATTTCAGGATCAATGTTTCTAAATATATTCTCAATATTCATTATTAATAAACTCCTCTTTGACCAAGCCGTATTTATCTATCAACGGTTCTATATAGTCTTTAAGGTCACTGTGCACGAATTTACGTGACAAGTCCGAATTAATTATGTATTTTGGATAGACCGGCAAACGTGCCCTTAATGTAAATCCTTTTTTTCTTGTTACTGTACTAACATTCTCAATAGTAGGCCAAGGTGATTCTGGATTGACATAATCTGGTGTAATCGGTGAAATGCCGCCCCAATCATTGATCCCAGCATCAAGGTAATTTGAATATACATCAGGGCTTAAGTTGGGCGGAACCTGAAGACTAATACCTTCCAAAATTATTCGAGCTGCTGTAATACATCTTAAAAAGTATGGATATGAAGGCGATTTTGCATATTCCATTGGGGTCCCTTTCTTTGGTAAAAAATTTTGCATAATTACTTCTTGAATGTGACCATAATTCTTATTAATATTATTTATTAGTAACAAGGATTCAACTACTTCGTCAAAACTTTCATCTATACCTATTAAGAGTCCTGTAGTAATTGGAAAATTAAGTTCACCAGCTGAAACCAATGATTTTAATCTTACTTTAGGATTCTTGCTTGGAGCTTTTTCATGAGCTTTACCTTTATCAGTCAATCGTTCGCTAGAACTCTCCAGCATCATACCCAAACTTGCATTAGTCGATTTTAGCATAGACATCTCTTTTTTTGTCAGGCTACCAGCATTTGTGTGAGGTAACATTCCAGTCTGTGAGAGTATTTTATCACTTAAATCTGCCAATAACTCGGACAGATTCTTATATCCAAGTACCGTAAGCCACCTTTTGGCCTCTTGATATTTAATCTCAGGTCTCTCACCGGTTACAATCAATACTTCAGTGCATCTTGCTTTTTTTCCCAGTTTAGCAATTGCTATGGCTTGTGATGGGCTGAGCATAACAGCTTCGGCGTCAGTAGGTTCTTTTTTGTATGTACAATATGAACATGAATCTTTACACAGATTAATCAAATTGATAAAAACTTTTCGTGAGTATGTGACAAACTTGTCGTCTATCCTGTTACGAAGAAAAGTGGCCAAAATGCTAAGGTCTTTAATCTCAGCAGTGGACAACAAATCCTTGAGTTCGTAATTGTCAATCGTTTTTTTTTCGATTATCTTATAAATGATTTCGTTCGAATATAATTTTTTTGATAAATATTGATGGTTTTGGTTTCCATGTACAGTCATTTATTTTGAATGAATCTACATAGTGAATCTTTACATTAAAGCCTTACTATGATAAAGTTCAAATTGATATTTATCGCGAAAAATATTTCCCAAATAAACAATATACATGCAGCGATAGTATAAAATATTTTAAGCCCGGGATATATGATATTATAGTATATGACCACTTCATTGATCAAGGAAACTTCAGAGAAGGAAAAATCAAAAGACCTTTCTCAAAAGAAAATCAGGATTTTGGTTACAAAACTGGGATTGGATGGTCACGACCGTGGGGCCCTAGTAATATGCAGAGCCCTTAGAGATTCCGGCATGGAAGTAATATATTCCGGATTATTCTGTACACCTGAACAAGTTGTAAAAACTGCGATTGAGGAGGATGTAGATGTGATTGCGATGAGTTTGCTTAATGGCGCTCACTTGACATTATTTCCGAAAGTTTCTCGTTTGCTAAGGGAACAGAATGTTCAAAACATATTGTTGGTAGGAGGAGGGGTAATACCCGAATCAGATAAGAGCGAATTAGAAAAGGCAGGCATAACAGGGAATTTTGGACCAGGTACCTCTCTTGATAAAATTATTGAACATATCGTAAAAAATGTAAAAAAAAATTGATCTATCTATAATGATGTAGATAGACTTTAAGAATTACTCTACCTTCTCTTGTGGCCACATCATTTTCCTCAAATCTTTGCCAACTCTTTCAATTTCATGATTCTCTAATTCCTGAAGCATCAGACTAAAAGCCGATTTTTTCTCTTTCTTGTAGTTGTTGACCCACTCGGTTGCAAACTGCCCTGATTGGATCTCCGTTAAAACATCCTTCATTTTTGCTTTAGAGTCTTCATCAATGACACGTATTCCTCTAGTAAGCCCGCCATATCTTGCAGTTTCACTGACTCTATTGTACATACCTGTAATCCCATACTTTTGTATGAGATCCACAATTAATTTTAATTCGTGCAAGCACTCGAAATAGGCTATTTCTGGCTGATAGCCTGCTTCTACTAGTGTTTCAAAAGACTTGAGGATCATCTGGTGAACCCCACCGCATAAATCGACTTGCTCCCCAAACCAATCAGTTTCAACTTCTTCTTTAAATGTGGTTTCCAAAACGCCTGGCTTTGTGCTCCCAATTGCTTTGGCTAGTGCAAGAGTTTTTTCCCAAGCTTTTTTTGTATAATCCTGATGTACCGCAACGAGCGAAGGAGTCCCAAACCCATCCAGATACAGTTCGCGTACTCGTTGACCTGGTCCTTTTGGTGCAATCATTATGACGTCAATATTATTGGGAGGATCAATCCACTTCCAATGAATAGCGGCGCCGTGTGAAAAACTGATCGCCTTATTTTGTGTCAAATACGGAGCGATTTCGTTTTTGAAAGTCGCCTCTTGTTCCATGTCTGGAATTAGTATATGTATAATATCAGACTCTTTAACTGCATCACTGACGCTTTTTACTTTGTGATTTTCATTTTGTGCTTTTGCCCAGGTCTTCCCGTTTGGGCGCAATCCAACACAAACATCCAGGCCTGAATCTTTCATATTAGAAGCTTGTGCTGCACCTTGAATACCGTAACCGATGACAGCAATCTTTAGATTTTTTAATGGATCTAAAGAGACCTCATTATCAAGCCATCTCCTTATTGTCATGACTTAAAATAAAAATGAAATCATATATGTTCTTATTGATTCAGATAGATTCGTTAAATAATTCAATTGTTTAAAAACCTGTAGAGCAAATCATAAGAGTAGTCAATATCAATTTGCTTCTTGATATTTTTTTTTGTATTGATAACGAGGTGCCGCAAATATTTTTCGTCTTTTTGTTCCACTTTCTTTGATATCCTGTCATAGATCTTGCCATACTTTTTGATTATTTCAATTGATTTGTCGCTACCTAAAAACAGGTTCAAGAAAAGTGGCGCATCGTCGGTTAATATACTCTCACTAAGTAACGATTGAATTCTATATGAACTACCTGCTAACTGCTTTAAAAACTTTAGCAAATCTTTTTCCCTTTTCAGTGTTTTACTAGTTGAAATTTCAATCAAAAGTTTCGAGAAAACAAGATTAATAAAATAAATTAAACTAATGAGAATAGCCACGAGAGTATCGTGTTTTTCTGGAGTATCAATTAGAATTATTTTATATTTTGGGAATAAGCTATTCAAGATTCTTGATTCCCTTCTGATACTAATTAAATTCAGGGGCACATGTATTATAATATTACTTGAAGAACTAACTTGAGCCCCTGGCCCAAACATTGGATGAATACAAAGGAATCTCAAATTACTGTATTTTAGTGAAATACTTGACATATACTTATGAATAGAGTCTTTTACCGAAGAAATTTCAATAATAGTTGTTCCTGGTCTTAATATCATAATATATTTATCAAGGATCTTAAGTGTTTCCTTAATTGGAGTACACAATATTATTATATTTGACTCCTCAACAAACTTAGTGAAACTCTCGGAAGTATACACATTCTCGAATTCTGATATTTTAGAGTAACTAATCCTATTAACGTCAACTAGAAAGATCTTTTCTATTCTGATCGTTTTTTTGCTTAAATATTGATGATCAGGTTGCTCTTTACGTAGATTAATAAAATAATCAAAAAACCATTTTCCCATTCTCCCAGCAGCTCCAACAATTAATACGTTTGACATTTTGATTTTTCAGGTCACAGTGGACAAGATTCTTAAAAAATATTTGCTAGAGTTTACCAACCAAGTTACTAATGATCTCTAGACCTTCATTCATTTTCTTTTCCTCTAAACAGGTAGATAATCTTATGTAATTAGAATAATTTGATCCGAACCCGCTTCCTGGTGCAACGGCTACCCCATGATTTAATAACAGCTCTACAAGTTTCAAGTCAGTTAGATTTAAATCATTACTGATCCTTGCAAAAACATACATTGCTCCTTCGGGGAGAGTGAATTCGAAGGGTAATTTTTTCAAATATTTACACATTATATCTAATCGCTTCTGTATTGTCCTGTTATTATTTTCAGGATCCGAATTCAGCGCACCTAATGCACAAAATTGCATTGGCTCCGCTACTGATGTTAAAGCCAATGCTTGTATTTTGATAATTTTATTGATTAACTGGTTATCTCTAGAATATGCATAACCTACCCTCAATCCAGTCATCGCGAATGTTTTTGAAAAAGATCCTACTAGTATTGATTTGTCATAGTCGAAATTAATAACGCTCTGAAAAGGTTTGTAAGCGTAATTAGAATACACTTCATCACTGAGTACATAAATATCTTTTTCGCGAGCTATATCTATTATTTTCTTGTGTGTTTTATTACTTAGGATTTTACCTGTGGGATTATTTGGATAATTTAGACAAATTATTTTAGTATTAATATTAATTTGATTTTCTATTTCAGAAATATCAGGCTCCCAATTCTGTTCCAAGTTTGTCTTTACTATCCTAGTCTTTACGCCTAGATAATTTGCACAATCATTGCAAGCAGGCCAAGCCGGTTCAATCGTAATTATTTCATCACCAGGACTCAACAGGGCAGAGAACGCACAAAATATTCCGAACCTACCTCCCGGGGTAACAATTATTTTGTTAGGATCTATAGGTTCAAAAATATCGTAGCCATTTTTAGTTGAAAACTCAGAAATATAATTTGACAAACCTATGCGCAAATCTTTGATACCGGCAGTTTGAGTGTAATGAAACTTGCGCATTTCATATATCTTGGCTAGTTCATTCTTGACTTCTATAGGAGGTAGAAAATCAGGTTCTCCCACTTCCATATGTATTATTTTGAATCCTTGTAACTCAAGATTTTTTGCTGCATTAAAGACATCTAAATGAGATTTAATTTCAAATTTGTGAACCCCATTATCATTCTTCACAACAGTGGACACAGAGAACTGGGCAGGAGAATTGTTGGTAGGATTCATTTTTTCTTGGCTAACTTTTATCTGATTTTTTTCCAATTTCTGGATTCTGATTGATTCGTTGATTAACATGTTAACAATCCTTCCAGAAAATTCTGGATCTAAATTTAAATATTTTGAGTTACTAAACAAGTAGCTCTTGATCCCTAATTCCACCTTATCGTCAATAATATCTAAATCTAAATTGGTCTTTATTGTTCCGATTTTTCTTGCAATCTCCATCCTTTGATTAACAAGCTTCATAATCTGGTTTGTAATTTCTTTCATATCATTTCTCAAGATATTGACTTCTTCTATTGACATTCCCGACTACCTACTTTATTACTCTAGGTATGAGATTAGATTTAAAACAACTATCTAGCACCACAATGGCAGCAATACTATCTACTACAGGTGGCGCTCTGGGAACCACACACGGATCATGTCTCCCTGTTACAATTAATGGAGATTCGCTCATATCTTTCAAATTTACAGTCTTCTGAGGTCGCGCTATAGAAGCAGCGGGTTTAAAGGCGACCCTAAACACCAGGGGCATCCCATCAGTAATCCCTCCTAGTATCCCACCAGATTTGTTTGTTTCAGTAATAATGTGACCAGTGGATTTATCAATTACAAATGAATCATTATTTTCAGACCCTTTCATTGATGATCCTCTAAATCCAGATCCGAATTCAAGTCCTTTTACTGCAGGAATACTAAAAATCCCTTTTGATAATTCAGATTCTATCGATTCAAAAATCGGCTCTCCCAATCCTACAGGCACGCCTCGTACTAAGCATTCAATAATTCCCCCTAATGAATCGCCTTCCCTTCTAGCAGACAATATCGAATCCT
The DNA window shown above is from Candidatus Nitrosocosmicus arcticus and carries:
- the cofG gene encoding 7,8-didemethyl-8-hydroxy-5-deazariboflavin synthase CofG; the protein is MSTAEIKDLSILATFLRNRIDDKFVTYSRKVFINLINLCKDSCSYCTYKKEPTDAEAVMLSPSQAIAIAKLGKKARCTEVLIVTGERPEIKYQEAKRWLTVLGYKNLSELLADLSDKILSQTGMLPHTNAGSLTKKEMSMLKSTNASLGMMLESSSERLTDKGKAHEKAPSKNPKVRLKSLVSAGELNFPITTGLLIGIDESFDEVVESLLLINNINKNYGHIQEVIMQNFLPKKGTPMEYAKSPSYPYFLRCITAARIILEGISLQVPPNLSPDVYSNYLDAGINDWGGISPITPDYVNPESPWPTIENVSTVTRKKGFTLRARLPVYPKYIINSDLSRKFVHSDLKDYIEPLIDKYGLVKEEFINNEY
- a CDS encoding cobalamin B12-binding domain-containing protein produces the protein MTTSLIKETSEKEKSKDLSQKKIRILVTKLGLDGHDRGALVICRALRDSGMEVIYSGLFCTPEQVVKTAIEEDVDVIAMSLLNGAHLTLFPKVSRLLREQNVQNILLVGGGVIPESDKSELEKAGITGNFGPGTSLDKIIEHIVKNVKKN
- the ilvC gene encoding ketol-acid reductoisomerase, which translates into the protein MTIRRWLDNEVSLDPLKNLKIAVIGYGIQGAAQASNMKDSGLDVCVGLRPNGKTWAKAQNENHKVKSVSDAVKESDIIHILIPDMEQEATFKNEIAPYLTQNKAISFSHGAAIHWKWIDPPNNIDVIMIAPKGPGQRVRELYLDGFGTPSLVAVHQDYTKKAWEKTLALAKAIGSTKPGVLETTFKEEVETDWFGEQVDLCGGVHQMILKSFETLVEAGYQPEIAYFECLHELKLIVDLIQKYGITGMYNRVSETARYGGLTRGIRVIDEDSKAKMKDVLTEIQSGQFATEWVNNYKKEKKSAFSLMLQELENHEIERVGKDLRKMMWPQEKVE
- a CDS encoding prephenate dehydrogenase/arogenate dehydrogenase family protein; the encoded protein is MSNVLIVGAAGRMGKWFFDYFINLRKEQPDHQYLSKKTIRIEKIFLVDVNRISYSKISEFENVYTSESFTKFVEESNIIILCTPIKETLKILDKYIMILRPGTTIIEISSVKDSIHKYMSSISLKYSNLRFLCIHPMFGPGAQVSSSSNIIIHVPLNLISIRRESRILNSLFPKYKIILIDTPEKHDTLVAILISLIYFINLVFSKLLIEISTSKTLKREKDLLKFLKQLAGSSYRIQSLLSESILTDDAPLFLNLFLGSDKSIEIIKKYGKIYDRISKKVEQKDEKYLRHLVINTKKNIKKQIDIDYSYDLLYRFLNN
- a CDS encoding aminotransferase class I/II-fold pyridoxal phosphate-dependent enzyme, with product MSIEEVNILRNDMKEITNQIMKLVNQRMEIARKIGTIKTNLDLDIIDDKVELGIKSYLFSNSKYLNLDPEFSGRIVNMLINESIRIQKLEKNQIKVSQEKMNPTNNSPAQFSVSTVVKNDNGVHKFEIKSHLDVFNAAKNLELQGFKIIHMEVGEPDFLPPIEVKNELAKIYEMRKFHYTQTAGIKDLRIGLSNYISEFSTKNGYDIFEPIDPNKIIVTPGGRFGIFCAFSALLSPGDEIITIEPAWPACNDCANYLGVKTRIVKTNLEQNWEPDISEIENQININTKIICLNYPNNPTGKILSNKTHKKIIDIAREKDIYVLSDEVYSNYAYKPFQSVINFDYDKSILVGSFSKTFAMTGLRVGYAYSRDNQLINKIIKIQALALTSVAEPMQFCALGALNSDPENNNRTIQKRLDIMCKYLKKLPFEFTLPEGAMYVFARISNDLNLTDLKLVELLLNHGVAVAPGSGFGSNYSNYIRLSTCLEEKKMNEGLEIISNLVGKL